One Siniperca chuatsi isolate FFG_IHB_CAS linkage group LG8, ASM2008510v1, whole genome shotgun sequence DNA segment encodes these proteins:
- the fgf2 gene encoding fibroblast growth factor 2, with amino-acid sequence MATGEITTLPSTPEDGGSGGFPPGSFKDPKRLYCKNGGFFLRIKSDGGVDGIREKNDPHIKLQLQATSVGEVVIKGVCANRYLAMNRDGRLFGARRATDECHFLERLESNNYNTYRSRKYPNMYVALKRTGQYKSGSKTGPGQKAILFLPMSAKC; translated from the exons atggccACGGGAGAAATCACAACACTTCCCTCCACACCTGAAGACGGCGGCAGCGGCGGATTTCCTCCTGGGAGCTTCAAGGATCCCAAAAGGCTGTACTGTAAAAACGGGGGCTTCTTCTTGAGGATAAAGTCTGACGGGGGAGTGGATGGAATCCGGGAGAAGAACGACCCCCACA TAAAGCTTCAACTCCAGGCAACTTCAGTGGGGGAGGTGGTCATCAAAGGAGTTTGTGCTAACCGCTATCTGGCCATGAACAGAGATGGGCGACTGTTTGGAGCG agACGAGCAACAGATGAATGCCACTTCTTAGAGCGGCTTGAGAGCAACAACTACAACACCTACCGCTCCAGGAAGTACCCAAACATGTACGTGGCACTGAAGCGGACTGGCCAGTACAAGTCTGGAAGCAAAACTGGACCGGGTCAAAAGGCCATTCTTTTTCTTCCAATGTCTGCCAAGTGCTAA
- the bbs12 gene encoding Bardet-Biedl syndrome 12 protein isoform X1 produces MWRFCVVMLGSTIINHRQHVGLQKLSALAGITHSSLGPNKKYKFIQDDTSGESTLVCSCFRIFENLELTCAVGQLVYETIQAHQKVYHTGSGCLLFLAGAWSRAALECLQRGISVAHIISAMSEGMEICLDVCRKCNISTEGLGVEQSENCTATSNAVGLQLSKKPIVEVSQASCYLQGTANDGHKTLNTIGQRKIKLSRHFCEAKSENVSTVLQPHQPKLPDIAHLAEGLSHGCVDAMNLVVKASQIQSKNNQQDISCFMFDVTKVVTCVLPGLPEDHACVLPGCIVVLSAEQASVAHHLKEQHLNVALINGDLSDTYRHLGFNRPTGVQCVSNQSNLSSSSKEQEWMEKVVTLLLNLDVNLILVSGLVSEKVIQHCCRHHILVVEKVKASVLKAFANATGAVPVTYATQLSKHCVGTGVKVVIWRDLSSHERKPLTTVNISTGGNSELVTVILTSCLTGKLQALEDQFWTCAYRLHHVLKDKVLLPGAGVTEMLCVHRLQKQAEHHVKHHGERNGDSVQHTKAGTAANPYRGVVLHLLADGLIDYISTVVVNTGRFSKVRARTAVSQQLQEYNESLGIAAKVSQLFLEGEQGDSAFPPPMKTSEAPAVKIYDNLSVKQEAWRKALDLVFLVLQADAEVITGIDQKTDGAQENLMLL; encoded by the coding sequence TAATGCTGGGAAGTACAATTATAAACCATCGACAACATGTTGGACTGCAGAAGCTCTCAGCGCTGGCAGGAATCACACATTCCTCTCTGGGCCCCAATAAAAAGTACAAGTTTATCCAAGATGACACGAGTGGGGAGTCAACTCTTGTGTGCTCGTGTTTTCGCATTTTTGAGAACCTGGAGCTCACCTGCGCTGTGGGTCAGCTGGTTTACGAGACTATTCAAGCCCACCAGAAGGTCTATCATACAGGGTCGGGATGCCTGCTGTTTCTCGCAGGAGCGTGGAGCCGTGCTGCTCTGGAGTGCCTTCAGAGAGGAATTTCAGTAGCACACATCATCTCAGCTATGTCTGAAGGGATGGAAATATGCTTGGATGTTTGCAGGAAATGCAACATCTCTACTGAGGGTCTTGGTGTGGAGCAATCAGAGAACTGCACTGCGACATCTAATGCTGTAGGACTTCAACTGTCAAAGAAACCCATTGTGGAGGTTTCTCAGGCATCGTGCTACCTACAAGGGACAGCAAACGATGGCCACAAGACTCTAAACACCATTGgacaaaggaaaataaagctCAGCAGACATTTTTGTGAAGCCAAGTCTGAAAATGTCTCCACAGTACTGCAACCTCATCAGCCTAAGCTTCCTGACATTGCACACCTTGCTGAGGGATTGAGTCACGGTTGTGTCGATGCAATGAATTTAGTAGTCAAAGCCAGCCAAATACAGtcaaaaaataatcagcaagaTATCAGCTGTTTCATGTTTGATGTTACTAAAGTGGTGACTTGTGTGCTACCTGGTTTACCAGAGGACCATGCGTGCGTTTTACCAGGTTGCATTGTCGTCTTATCTGCTGAACAGGCTTCAGTTGCACATCACTTAAAAGAACAGCACTTGAACGTTGCTCTAATTAATGGCGATTTATCAGATACCTATCGCCATCTTGGCTTTAATAGGCCAACGGGTGTACAGTGTGTGAGTAACCAGTCAAATTTGTCAAGTTCAAGCAAAGAGCAAGAGTGGATGGAAAAGGTTGTGACACTTCTATTAAACCTGGACGTGAACCTGATACTAGTCAGTGGGCTTGTTAGTGAGAAAGTGATTCAACACTGTTGTAGACATCATATACTTgtggtggaaaaagtgaagGCTTCGGTTTTGAAGGCATTCGCTAATGCAACAGGAGCTGTTCCTGTGACTTATGCCACACAGTTAAGTAAGCACTGTGTTGGCACAGGGGTGAAGGTTGTGATATGGAGGGACCTCAGCAGCCATGAGAGGAAGCCTTTAACAACTGTGAATATTTCCACTGGTGGTAACAGCGAGTTGGTCACAGTAATCCTCACAAGCTGTCTAACTGGCAAGCTGCAGGCTCTGGAGGACCAGTTTTGGACATGTGCTTATCGTTTACACCACGTTCTGAAAGACAAAGTCCTCCTGCCTGGTGCTGGAGTGACGGAAATGCTTTGTGTTCATCGCCTTCAAAAGCAAGCGGAGCACCATGTCAAGCATCATGGAGAGAGGAATGGGGACTCGGTCCAACATACCAAAGCAGGAACAGCAGCTAACCCTTACAGGGGTGTAGTCTTGCACCTCTTGGCAGATGGTTTAATAGATTACATATCCACTGTAGTGGTTAACACTGGAAGGTTTTCGAAAGTCAGAGCTAGGACTGCAGTGAGCCAACAACTGCAGGAATATAACGAAAGTCTAGGTATTGCTGCAAAAGTTTCACAACTTTTCTTGGAAGGTGAACAAGGGGATAGTGCATTTCCCCCCCCCATGAAGACCAGTGAAGCCCCAGCAGTAAAGATCTATGATAATCTGAGTGTGAAGCAGGAAGCATGGAGGAAAGCCTTGGATCTGGTTTTCCTGGTCTTACAGGCTGATGCAGAGGTCATCACAGGCATTGACCAAAAAACTGATGGTGCACAGGAAAACCTGATGCTGTTGTGA
- the bbs12 gene encoding Bardet-Biedl syndrome 12 protein isoform X2: MLGSTIINHRQHVGLQKLSALAGITHSSLGPNKKYKFIQDDTSGESTLVCSCFRIFENLELTCAVGQLVYETIQAHQKVYHTGSGCLLFLAGAWSRAALECLQRGISVAHIISAMSEGMEICLDVCRKCNISTEGLGVEQSENCTATSNAVGLQLSKKPIVEVSQASCYLQGTANDGHKTLNTIGQRKIKLSRHFCEAKSENVSTVLQPHQPKLPDIAHLAEGLSHGCVDAMNLVVKASQIQSKNNQQDISCFMFDVTKVVTCVLPGLPEDHACVLPGCIVVLSAEQASVAHHLKEQHLNVALINGDLSDTYRHLGFNRPTGVQCVSNQSNLSSSSKEQEWMEKVVTLLLNLDVNLILVSGLVSEKVIQHCCRHHILVVEKVKASVLKAFANATGAVPVTYATQLSKHCVGTGVKVVIWRDLSSHERKPLTTVNISTGGNSELVTVILTSCLTGKLQALEDQFWTCAYRLHHVLKDKVLLPGAGVTEMLCVHRLQKQAEHHVKHHGERNGDSVQHTKAGTAANPYRGVVLHLLADGLIDYISTVVVNTGRFSKVRARTAVSQQLQEYNESLGIAAKVSQLFLEGEQGDSAFPPPMKTSEAPAVKIYDNLSVKQEAWRKALDLVFLVLQADAEVITGIDQKTDGAQENLMLL, from the coding sequence ATGCTGGGAAGTACAATTATAAACCATCGACAACATGTTGGACTGCAGAAGCTCTCAGCGCTGGCAGGAATCACACATTCCTCTCTGGGCCCCAATAAAAAGTACAAGTTTATCCAAGATGACACGAGTGGGGAGTCAACTCTTGTGTGCTCGTGTTTTCGCATTTTTGAGAACCTGGAGCTCACCTGCGCTGTGGGTCAGCTGGTTTACGAGACTATTCAAGCCCACCAGAAGGTCTATCATACAGGGTCGGGATGCCTGCTGTTTCTCGCAGGAGCGTGGAGCCGTGCTGCTCTGGAGTGCCTTCAGAGAGGAATTTCAGTAGCACACATCATCTCAGCTATGTCTGAAGGGATGGAAATATGCTTGGATGTTTGCAGGAAATGCAACATCTCTACTGAGGGTCTTGGTGTGGAGCAATCAGAGAACTGCACTGCGACATCTAATGCTGTAGGACTTCAACTGTCAAAGAAACCCATTGTGGAGGTTTCTCAGGCATCGTGCTACCTACAAGGGACAGCAAACGATGGCCACAAGACTCTAAACACCATTGgacaaaggaaaataaagctCAGCAGACATTTTTGTGAAGCCAAGTCTGAAAATGTCTCCACAGTACTGCAACCTCATCAGCCTAAGCTTCCTGACATTGCACACCTTGCTGAGGGATTGAGTCACGGTTGTGTCGATGCAATGAATTTAGTAGTCAAAGCCAGCCAAATACAGtcaaaaaataatcagcaagaTATCAGCTGTTTCATGTTTGATGTTACTAAAGTGGTGACTTGTGTGCTACCTGGTTTACCAGAGGACCATGCGTGCGTTTTACCAGGTTGCATTGTCGTCTTATCTGCTGAACAGGCTTCAGTTGCACATCACTTAAAAGAACAGCACTTGAACGTTGCTCTAATTAATGGCGATTTATCAGATACCTATCGCCATCTTGGCTTTAATAGGCCAACGGGTGTACAGTGTGTGAGTAACCAGTCAAATTTGTCAAGTTCAAGCAAAGAGCAAGAGTGGATGGAAAAGGTTGTGACACTTCTATTAAACCTGGACGTGAACCTGATACTAGTCAGTGGGCTTGTTAGTGAGAAAGTGATTCAACACTGTTGTAGACATCATATACTTgtggtggaaaaagtgaagGCTTCGGTTTTGAAGGCATTCGCTAATGCAACAGGAGCTGTTCCTGTGACTTATGCCACACAGTTAAGTAAGCACTGTGTTGGCACAGGGGTGAAGGTTGTGATATGGAGGGACCTCAGCAGCCATGAGAGGAAGCCTTTAACAACTGTGAATATTTCCACTGGTGGTAACAGCGAGTTGGTCACAGTAATCCTCACAAGCTGTCTAACTGGCAAGCTGCAGGCTCTGGAGGACCAGTTTTGGACATGTGCTTATCGTTTACACCACGTTCTGAAAGACAAAGTCCTCCTGCCTGGTGCTGGAGTGACGGAAATGCTTTGTGTTCATCGCCTTCAAAAGCAAGCGGAGCACCATGTCAAGCATCATGGAGAGAGGAATGGGGACTCGGTCCAACATACCAAAGCAGGAACAGCAGCTAACCCTTACAGGGGTGTAGTCTTGCACCTCTTGGCAGATGGTTTAATAGATTACATATCCACTGTAGTGGTTAACACTGGAAGGTTTTCGAAAGTCAGAGCTAGGACTGCAGTGAGCCAACAACTGCAGGAATATAACGAAAGTCTAGGTATTGCTGCAAAAGTTTCACAACTTTTCTTGGAAGGTGAACAAGGGGATAGTGCATTTCCCCCCCCCATGAAGACCAGTGAAGCCCCAGCAGTAAAGATCTATGATAATCTGAGTGTGAAGCAGGAAGCATGGAGGAAAGCCTTGGATCTGGTTTTCCTGGTCTTACAGGCTGATGCAGAGGTCATCACAGGCATTGACCAAAAAACTGATGGTGCACAGGAAAACCTGATGCTGTTGTGA